One genomic region from Spirosoma sp. KCTC 42546 encodes:
- the mgtE gene encoding magnesium transporter, translated as MTFELTKDYLDHIQSAIEASDEKLLRTEMEELFPADISGILDELEPESAHYLLSLLDKSVGAEILANSDPTERTNLLKLFTSEELAPFINQMDSDDAVDLLNEQPIQVREEVIGFLEDREQARFILDLLHYEDGVAGSLMQKELIKISVNLTVNACIEEIRQQAEDVENVYAVYVVDEVGKLLGLISLKKIVLARKNAKIADLYDDDVVFVETYRPVAEVAELMQKYDLDAIPVVNVQQRLLGRITIDDVVDVITEQAEEDIQVISGLSGEVEEDDSVWQRSKVQLPWLVAGAVGSLLAATVINGFQSELGKVAALAAFIPIIGSTGGNVGIQTSSLILQSLTDTTGLSMTMAKRLVRTLLVAIINGLVVGLIAGTYTFIIGEPRLFFVVATSLLAVVLLASFMGTVTPLLLNRIGINPAVASGPFITTANDLIGIGVYFLIAQWLLAEV; from the coding sequence ATGACTTTCGAACTCACAAAAGACTATCTCGATCATATTCAGTCGGCTATTGAAGCGAGCGATGAGAAGCTGCTGCGGACTGAGATGGAGGAGTTGTTTCCGGCCGATATTTCGGGGATTCTGGACGAGCTGGAGCCCGAATCAGCGCATTATCTGCTAAGCCTGCTGGATAAATCGGTTGGGGCCGAAATCCTGGCCAATAGCGACCCTACTGAACGAACCAACCTGCTCAAACTTTTTACGTCGGAAGAACTGGCTCCGTTCATTAACCAGATGGATTCCGACGATGCCGTGGATTTGCTGAATGAGCAGCCTATTCAGGTGCGGGAAGAGGTTATTGGGTTTCTGGAAGATCGGGAGCAGGCCCGTTTTATCCTGGATTTACTGCATTATGAAGACGGCGTTGCAGGTAGTTTGATGCAGAAGGAGTTGATCAAGATCAGCGTCAACCTGACGGTCAATGCCTGCATCGAAGAAATCCGCCAGCAAGCCGAAGATGTCGAAAATGTCTATGCCGTTTATGTGGTCGATGAAGTAGGCAAACTGCTTGGGTTGATATCGCTGAAGAAGATCGTGCTGGCTCGCAAAAACGCCAAAATTGCTGACCTCTACGACGACGATGTTGTCTTTGTCGAAACCTATCGACCTGTTGCCGAAGTGGCCGAGTTGATGCAGAAGTACGATTTGGACGCCATTCCGGTCGTGAACGTGCAGCAGCGCCTGCTTGGTCGGATTACGATTGATGACGTGGTCGACGTAATTACTGAACAGGCTGAAGAAGATATTCAGGTTATTTCGGGTTTATCGGGCGAAGTAGAGGAGGACGATAGCGTTTGGCAGCGCTCGAAAGTACAGCTTCCCTGGCTCGTAGCGGGTGCCGTTGGGAGCCTGTTGGCGGCAACCGTTATCAATGGTTTTCAGAGTGAATTAGGGAAAGTAGCTGCCCTGGCTGCGTTTATTCCCATTATTGGCTCAACGGGCGGGAATGTGGGTATTCAAACGTCGTCCCTGATTTTGCAAAGCCTGACAGATACAACTGGATTGAGCATGACCATGGCAAAGCGGCTCGTACGAACCCTGCTAGTGGCGATCATTAACGGACTGGTTGTAGGCCTGATTGCGGGTACCTATACCTTCATTATTGGCGAGCCACGGCTATTTTTTGTCGTCGCAACGTCGTTGCTGGCAGTGGTGTTACTGGCTTCGTTTATGGGGACGGTTACGCCGTTGTTGCTTAATCGAATCGGAATTAATCCGGCGGTGGCATCAGGGCCGTTTATCACAACGGCCAATGACCTGATTGGCATCGGCGTGTATTTCCTGATTGCACAGTGGTTACTGGCGGAGGTTTAA
- a CDS encoding DUF3817 domain-containing protein, with the protein MKNFLTTNIGRLRLLGLLEGISLLLLIGIAVPAKHMFGDPTLVKAIGPVHGVLFLLFVFNTISVGVEYQWKFKTTTWKVLLACLVPFGTFYIDKKILSKIEPSAD; encoded by the coding sequence ATGAAAAACTTCCTCACTACAAACATTGGCCGGTTGCGGCTCCTTGGCCTTTTAGAAGGTATTTCGTTACTGCTGTTGATCGGTATTGCCGTTCCGGCAAAACACATGTTTGGCGATCCGACCCTCGTGAAAGCAATCGGGCCCGTGCATGGCGTACTGTTTTTACTGTTCGTTTTCAATACGATAAGTGTCGGCGTTGAGTACCAGTGGAAATTTAAAACTACGACCTGGAAGGTATTGCTCGCTTGTCTGGTTCCATTTGGTACATTCTACATCGATAAAAAGATACTGAGCAAAATAGAGCCGTCGGCAGACTAA
- a CDS encoding DUF2490 domain-containing protein yields the protein MQTVTNHTMVNRFRVTFYFTISLFICTLSRSLAQTSLTPATPWGTWLIGTLVLPGGEKKWGGFAEVQARSNGVFNQYFYNELKGGISYDIDKNFSVMVAGGRYATYDYQALSDGPLTIEKRLWEQFTINQYLSRLKFEHRYRIEQRWFDNRDGTTPYRNRIRYRLNMFVPLNNHTVTAKTAFLSMYDEIFLNPIGPTFERNRIYAGIGYQFDQQLILQVGWVNQTNYNPATFESGVYTPQSATGKNNLVVGLIYRLKRKSASERLPTQPD from the coding sequence TTGCAAACCGTAACAAACCATACAATGGTGAACCGCTTTCGAGTCACGTTTTATTTTACAATCAGTTTATTCATTTGTACCCTCAGCCGTAGTCTGGCACAAACATCGTTAACACCGGCCACGCCCTGGGGAACCTGGTTAATTGGTACACTCGTGTTGCCGGGAGGTGAAAAAAAATGGGGCGGTTTTGCCGAAGTACAGGCCCGGAGTAATGGCGTATTTAATCAGTATTTCTACAATGAACTGAAAGGTGGGATCAGTTACGATATAGACAAGAATTTCTCGGTTATGGTTGCCGGTGGTCGATACGCAACCTATGACTACCAGGCCTTATCGGATGGACCGCTGACAATTGAAAAACGCCTGTGGGAGCAATTCACTATCAATCAGTATCTGTCCCGGCTGAAGTTTGAACACCGGTACCGGATAGAACAGCGGTGGTTTGATAATCGCGACGGGACTACCCCGTATCGAAACCGGATTCGCTATCGACTAAATATGTTCGTGCCACTCAATAACCACACGGTTACGGCTAAAACGGCCTTTTTGTCGATGTACGACGAGATTTTCCTGAATCCAATCGGGCCAACCTTTGAGCGAAACCGGATTTATGCGGGTATCGGCTATCAGTTTGATCAGCAATTAATTTTGCAGGTTGGCTGGGTAAACCAGACGAATTATAACCCAGCTACGTTTGAAAGTGGCGTTTATACACCCCAGTCGGCAACCGGAAAAAATAACCTTGTTGTAGGACTGATTTATCGGCTTAAACGTAAAAGTGCGTCGGAGAGATTACCAACACAGCCAGATTAA
- a CDS encoding TlpA disulfide reductase family protein encodes MNPIRTSLTLSLFLITTDFQGFAQTPKPSAAFFFNQFQQSISHKNLDSAFYNAEQLALENKAILNSLLHDSFAQSFITPVNPRVDTVFVKQLLEKLYTGNVPLQQAVYPLYKWVEVRTKISDTAKIHQLINSFLIAQARSEEEIGNRIDRYSLLICRTLKLRPVYSALADTLFERTRQRLEHAVNGVYYQATEDRRQRTIRAYFRYLMAYTNLTKANEALQQNKLTRAESYLKEASLAGPDDTDRQMKSAYFYEAVFLLNGQEDFHARYANFLVAKGDTASAVDVLTELTLADPGNIDLLKTYYQKSAYSKTPFQTYWTQQLNAKLKPTESFRLTDLDGKIIDYEQYRGKWVLIDFWGTWCKPCVEELPRFQKFYSDLLKTEQKNIVVFTAASRDTEPKVREFMKKQAYTFPVVMANDAFIKQFRVGEFPTKVLITPQGNRMKIPFGSNWVERIKIYSEN; translated from the coding sequence ATGAACCCTATCCGCACGTCTTTAACACTAAGTCTTTTTCTTATAACAACTGATTTCCAGGGTTTTGCCCAAACGCCAAAACCCTCAGCGGCTTTTTTCTTTAACCAGTTTCAACAATCTATTTCTCATAAGAATCTTGACTCCGCTTTTTATAATGCGGAGCAACTTGCTTTAGAAAATAAGGCAATTTTGAACTCCCTCCTCCACGATAGCTTTGCCCAAAGCTTTATTACACCTGTAAACCCAAGAGTTGATACAGTCTTTGTTAAACAGCTCCTGGAAAAGCTATATACCGGTAATGTACCTTTACAGCAAGCTGTATATCCATTGTATAAATGGGTAGAGGTAAGAACTAAGATTAGCGATACCGCCAAAATCCACCAATTGATCAATAGTTTTCTAATTGCACAGGCGCGGTCTGAAGAAGAGATAGGAAATCGGATTGATCGCTATTCGCTATTGATATGCAGAACCTTAAAACTACGTCCCGTTTACTCTGCACTGGCTGATACCTTATTTGAACGAACACGCCAACGACTGGAGCACGCTGTTAATGGCGTTTATTATCAAGCCACCGAAGATCGACGTCAACGTACGATCAGAGCCTATTTTCGCTACCTAATGGCGTACACAAACTTAACAAAAGCGAATGAAGCCTTACAACAAAATAAGCTTACCAGGGCGGAATCGTATCTGAAAGAAGCTTCCCTAGCCGGTCCAGATGACACAGATCGGCAAATGAAGTCAGCTTATTTCTACGAAGCTGTATTTCTACTAAATGGGCAGGAAGATTTCCACGCACGTTATGCCAACTTCCTGGTAGCCAAAGGGGATACAGCTAGTGCCGTCGATGTATTGACAGAATTGACACTAGCTGATCCTGGAAATATTGACTTACTCAAAACCTATTACCAGAAGTCTGCTTATTCTAAAACCCCTTTTCAAACCTACTGGACACAACAACTGAATGCCAAATTAAAGCCGACAGAATCATTTCGACTAACTGATTTAGACGGAAAGATTATTGACTATGAGCAATATCGAGGAAAATGGGTACTGATTGATTTCTGGGGCACCTGGTGCAAGCCTTGTGTAGAAGAACTCCCTCGTTTCCAGAAATTCTACAGCGATCTACTGAAGACCGAGCAAAAAAATATTGTCGTTTTTACAGCGGCATCCCGTGATACCGAGCCGAAAGTTCGAGAATTCATGAAGAAACAAGCTTATACCTTTCCCGTTGTTATGGCCAACGACGCTTTTATCAAACAATTCCGCGTAGGTGAATTTCCGACTAAAGTACTTATTACTCCTCAGGGCAATCGGATGAAAATTCCGTTTGGATCAAATTGGGTAGAAAGGATCAAAATTTATTCGGAGAACTGA
- a CDS encoding Ig-like domain-containing domain, giving the protein MTFRHFVVIFLLSLPILLQNCAQVAQPPGGKKDTLAPKLVSSMPTPRQLNYSGKTIELEFDEYVNSENLQQKITITPQDSNTFVVKSLPLGIRLNFNKPFLPNTTYTIDFADGIKDITERNIAKNTKVVFSTGPVIDSLFLTGNVVDDESRTPLLGFVVGLFASTDTLPINRKRPQYFARTDSSGNFRIENVKAGLYKVYGFDDKDLNLVNNTPGERVAFRDSVLNFTHNYSDVNLVAFRGYGKPRISRRERTDETLGLELSSGIASYKLRYGKPITTTAVSTSGVSTSGVSTTATATPVASTTTALAPYTGDTLVSFLENPKMIRLFRPANRAAGDTLHLTIVAEDSVGNVTELRERIYFSPLKTKAKNRTALTAQINPPSGEPIDKNLEFTLVFNKPIFQFKTDLIIIGPDSTKPLKLTAADLTWSNNNSRLIIKRQSNLRDTLLFRLQKGAFISVQGDTMARYSARYTIAEEDSYGLIAGRVSPTTLGSAGKNFIVELLDEKYNVIRTAYGNSNYSFGRLKPGLYRVRLIVDANGNRKRDIGNVQKGLQPERIIYAPGTEENGTIRVKQNFELTDTDF; this is encoded by the coding sequence ATGACGTTTCGCCACTTTGTCGTAATTTTCTTACTGTCTCTCCCGATTCTTCTCCAAAACTGCGCGCAGGTGGCTCAACCACCTGGGGGTAAGAAAGATACCCTGGCCCCCAAATTAGTGAGCAGTATGCCCACTCCCCGCCAGTTGAACTACTCGGGGAAAACGATTGAACTGGAGTTTGACGAATACGTGAACAGCGAAAACCTCCAGCAAAAAATTACCATTACGCCCCAGGACAGCAATACGTTTGTCGTGAAATCGCTGCCCCTGGGTATCCGGTTAAACTTTAATAAGCCGTTCCTGCCCAATACAACCTATACCATTGATTTTGCCGATGGGATCAAGGACATTACGGAACGGAACATTGCCAAAAATACCAAAGTTGTTTTCAGTACGGGACCGGTTATCGACTCCCTTTTTCTGACAGGCAACGTGGTGGATGACGAAAGTCGCACGCCGTTATTAGGGTTTGTAGTGGGCCTGTTTGCCTCGACCGACACGCTACCCATTAACCGAAAACGTCCGCAGTACTTTGCCCGTACAGACAGCAGTGGCAACTTTCGCATCGAAAACGTAAAGGCGGGATTGTATAAAGTCTACGGCTTCGATGACAAAGACCTGAATCTGGTAAATAACACACCGGGTGAGCGGGTGGCCTTCCGGGATAGTGTCCTAAACTTTACCCACAACTATAGCGATGTGAATCTGGTAGCTTTCCGGGGCTATGGGAAGCCGCGCATTAGCCGACGTGAACGTACCGATGAAACCCTGGGGCTGGAATTGAGCAGTGGCATTGCCAGTTATAAGTTGCGCTATGGAAAGCCGATAACGACAACAGCTGTATCTACGTCGGGCGTATCAACATCAGGAGTTTCTACCACGGCTACGGCTACCCCAGTTGCATCCACCACGACCGCCCTGGCGCCTTACACCGGGGATACGCTGGTGTCGTTTCTGGAAAATCCCAAGATGATTCGGCTTTTCCGGCCCGCCAACCGCGCGGCCGGTGATACGCTTCATCTGACCATTGTGGCTGAGGACTCCGTGGGAAACGTTACCGAACTTAGGGAGCGAATTTATTTTTCTCCTCTGAAAACCAAGGCTAAAAACAGAACGGCGCTAACGGCTCAGATAAACCCTCCGTCGGGCGAACCCATTGATAAAAATCTGGAATTCACGCTGGTATTTAACAAGCCGATCTTTCAGTTTAAGACCGACCTGATCATCATCGGCCCAGATAGTACGAAACCGCTCAAGCTCACGGCGGCAGATCTGACCTGGAGCAACAACAACTCGCGCCTGATTATCAAACGGCAATCCAATTTGCGCGATACGCTGCTGTTCAGGCTGCAAAAAGGCGCGTTTATTAGTGTTCAGGGCGATACAATGGCGCGGTATTCAGCGCGATATACAATTGCTGAAGAAGACAGCTACGGCCTGATTGCCGGTCGTGTTAGCCCCACTACGCTTGGCTCGGCAGGAAAGAATTTCATTGTAGAACTGCTGGATGAGAAGTACAACGTAATTCGAACGGCTTACGGCAACTCAAACTACAGTTTCGGTCGGCTCAAACCTGGTCTCTATCGCGTTCGCCTGATTGTTGACGCCAACGGCAACCGAAAGCGCGACATTGGTAATGTGCAAAAGGGACTCCAGCCCGAACGTATCATTTATGCCCCCGGCACGGAGGAGAACGGCACAATTCGGGTCAAGCAAAACTTTGAGTTAACGGATACTGATTTCTGA
- a CDS encoding S9 family peptidase, with the protein MKTPLVQQLRFALILSLCFSRVLAGPAPKPAAVPKYTIEQFMKTIRFGGSDISPDEQKVLYSSNQDGVFNLYEIPFNGTGQPKQLTSSKTNAIFAIGYLPDGRILYSSDQGGNELNHIYLREKDGRIKDLTTADKAKFQFGGLSHDRKSFFYQSNLRNPAAFDLYEMDIATLKPKLLFENPGGFFPGDVSPDKRYIALAKTITTTNSDTYLYDLQTKETKLLTKHTGDVSNGPEGFTPDSKKLLISTDDGNEFSYVKAYDLATGQSTVLDKANWDISSDYLSYRGRYRVLSVNNDARTELKIIDNRTNQPISLPALPGGDITGVNITDSEDRMTFFVNSSNSPATLYSYDFKSGKVTPLVRGLNPEINAEDLVSGEVIRYKSFDGMEIPALLYKPKDAKPGDKLPAILSIHGGPGGQTRLNYSPLVQYLVNNGYVVLAVNNRGSSGYGKTFYAADDRKHGDADLKDCVESKKFLSATGYVDPLKIGIMGGSYGGYMTLAGLAFTPDEFAVGVDIFGVANWIRTLNSMPEWWGPQRDAMFKEIGHPKTDSVALYNKSPLFHTNRIKKPLLVIQGANDPRVLKIESDEIVANVKKNGVPVEYVTFPNEGHGFVKKENEITANKAIKEFLDKYLRGPGQ; encoded by the coding sequence ATGAAAACACCCTTAGTCCAACAGTTGCGTTTCGCACTAATCCTTTCTCTATGCTTCAGTAGAGTTTTAGCCGGTCCTGCACCTAAGCCAGCTGCCGTTCCCAAATACACGATCGAGCAGTTCATGAAAACCATCCGGTTTGGTGGCTCAGACATTTCGCCCGATGAACAGAAAGTACTTTACAGCAGTAATCAGGATGGTGTGTTCAACCTGTATGAAATTCCGTTCAATGGAACCGGCCAGCCTAAACAACTGACTTCCTCTAAAACCAACGCTATTTTCGCTATTGGCTACCTGCCCGATGGCCGAATTCTCTACAGCAGTGACCAGGGTGGTAACGAACTGAATCACATTTATTTGCGCGAAAAAGATGGGCGCATAAAAGACCTTACTACAGCCGACAAAGCAAAGTTTCAGTTTGGGGGACTGAGTCACGACCGCAAGAGTTTTTTCTATCAATCCAACCTGCGGAACCCGGCGGCTTTTGATCTGTACGAGATGGACATAGCGACCCTGAAACCCAAACTCCTGTTCGAAAATCCGGGCGGTTTCTTCCCCGGCGATGTGTCGCCCGATAAACGCTATATCGCCCTTGCCAAAACGATCACAACGACTAACAGCGATACGTACCTCTACGATTTACAAACCAAAGAAACCAAACTTCTGACGAAGCACACCGGCGACGTAAGCAACGGCCCAGAAGGATTCACGCCCGATAGCAAGAAGCTTCTCATCTCAACTGATGATGGCAATGAATTCTCCTACGTAAAAGCCTATGATCTGGCTACGGGACAAAGCACAGTGCTTGACAAGGCGAATTGGGATATTTCGAGTGATTATCTCTCCTATCGTGGTCGTTACCGCGTGCTCTCGGTCAATAACGATGCCCGTACCGAACTAAAGATTATTGACAACCGTACGAATCAGCCAATCAGTTTACCGGCGCTACCGGGTGGCGACATCACCGGCGTAAACATCACGGACAGCGAAGATCGGATGACCTTTTTCGTCAATAGTTCCAATTCGCCTGCAACGTTGTATTCGTACGATTTCAAATCCGGCAAGGTAACCCCACTGGTCCGTGGGTTAAATCCAGAAATCAATGCGGAGGACCTGGTTTCGGGCGAAGTGATTCGGTACAAGTCGTTTGATGGTATGGAAATTCCGGCCCTGCTCTACAAACCGAAAGATGCCAAACCGGGCGATAAACTCCCGGCGATCTTATCCATTCACGGTGGTCCGGGCGGCCAAACCCGGTTGAACTACTCGCCTTTGGTACAGTACCTGGTGAACAACGGTTATGTGGTTTTGGCCGTGAACAACCGGGGCAGCTCAGGCTACGGCAAAACGTTTTATGCCGCCGATGACCGCAAGCACGGCGACGCGGATTTGAAAGACTGTGTCGAATCGAAGAAGTTTCTGTCCGCAACCGGCTATGTTGACCCACTGAAAATTGGTATTATGGGTGGTTCCTACGGCGGTTATATGACACTGGCGGGCCTGGCATTTACACCCGATGAGTTTGCGGTTGGCGTCGATATTTTTGGTGTAGCGAACTGGATTCGCACCCTGAACAGCATGCCCGAATGGTGGGGTCCCCAACGAGATGCCATGTTCAAGGAAATCGGTCATCCCAAAACAGACTCTGTTGCGCTTTACAACAAGTCGCCGTTGTTTCACACGAACCGGATCAAGAAACCGCTGCTCGTTATCCAAGGAGCCAACGACCCACGCGTGTTAAAGATTGAGTCGGATGAGATTGTGGCGAATGTGAAGAAAAACGGCGTGCCAGTCGAATACGTTACCTTCCCGAATGAAGGGCACGGTTTCGTAAAAAAGGAAAACGAAATTACCGCCAACAAAGCGATCAAAGAATTTCTGGACAAATACCTCCGTGGACCAGGGCAATGA
- a CDS encoding AraC family transcriptional regulator, giving the protein MPKTNIRIYSTETFRDAYMQPEQQLDAILKSDFGKFFIVKVEELIRLIKLPVPPIRSTTHTFIYLTDGEAVMTIGSETYTIFKNECLVVPAGQVYSFNNVDENHGYLCNFHDDIVIGKFGKNELLKDFEFLRVWGNPRIQLDKQTSKFVRRLLKRILLDYSENGLANLDIIQSYFIALLCEVNRVYKPVSASTQTHSVGIANRFRELLVDRIKTSHRVTDYASELNITPNHLNKAVRTITGKSPTKWIDEAIVLEAKVLLYQSKLSISEIATEIGLADPSYFSRLFKKQEGITPVAFRKMIETS; this is encoded by the coding sequence GTGCCGAAAACTAACATACGAATCTACAGTACAGAAACATTTCGGGATGCGTATATGCAGCCCGAACAGCAGTTGGATGCTATTTTAAAGTCCGATTTCGGGAAGTTCTTTATCGTAAAAGTTGAGGAACTGATTCGCCTGATCAAGCTTCCGGTTCCGCCTATTCGCTCCACAACGCATACGTTTATTTACCTCACCGATGGCGAAGCGGTAATGACGATTGGTAGTGAAACCTACACGATTTTCAAGAATGAGTGTTTAGTTGTGCCCGCTGGCCAGGTGTATTCGTTCAATAACGTTGATGAAAATCACGGCTATCTGTGCAATTTTCACGACGACATTGTGATCGGGAAATTTGGTAAAAACGAGTTGCTCAAAGACTTCGAGTTTCTGCGGGTTTGGGGTAATCCACGTATTCAACTGGATAAACAGACCTCAAAATTTGTCCGTCGTCTGCTTAAACGAATCTTGCTCGATTATTCAGAGAATGGCCTGGCGAACCTGGACATCATTCAGTCGTATTTTATTGCATTACTGTGCGAGGTGAACCGGGTATATAAACCAGTTTCGGCCAGTACACAAACTCATTCGGTGGGTATTGCGAACCGATTTAGAGAACTATTGGTCGATCGGATCAAAACCAGCCATCGTGTAACCGATTACGCATCCGAATTGAATATCACGCCAAACCACCTGAATAAAGCAGTCAGGACAATTACAGGAAAATCGCCTACCAAATGGATCGACGAAGCCATTGTATTGGAAGCAAAAGTGCTGCTGTATCAAAGTAAGTTGTCGATCAGTGAAATAGCTACTGAAATTGGCCTGGCTGACCCTTCCTACTTTAGTCGGCTGTTCAAAAAACAGGAGGGTATTACGCCCGTAGCGTTTCGTAAGATGATTGAAACGTCCTAA
- a CDS encoding arsinothricin resistance N-acetyltransferase ArsN1 family B, which produces MTVRFATPADVPAILAIYAPYITGSTITFEYDVPTVAEFTDRVQTIQQQLPYLVAESDGRLLGYAYASKHRDRTAYQWSVETSVYVHPDGHRQGIARQLYARLFELLRRQGYYNAYAGITLPNHKSESFHRSVGFEHIGTYSNIGYKMGAWHSVAWFQLALQPYQSNPVLPVSITQLELMKNGL; this is translated from the coding sequence ATGACCGTTCGTTTTGCTACTCCTGCCGACGTCCCCGCTATTCTGGCCATTTATGCGCCTTACATTACGGGATCGACCATTACGTTTGAATATGATGTGCCAACGGTGGCAGAATTTACCGACCGAGTCCAGACCATTCAGCAGCAGCTTCCCTATCTGGTAGCCGAGTCCGACGGGCGATTATTGGGTTACGCCTACGCATCGAAACACCGCGACCGAACGGCCTACCAATGGTCTGTTGAAACATCGGTTTATGTACACCCGGATGGCCATAGGCAAGGGATTGCCCGGCAGTTGTATGCCCGATTGTTTGAGTTGTTGCGTCGGCAGGGGTACTACAATGCCTATGCGGGGATTACCTTGCCCAATCACAAAAGCGAATCGTTTCATCGCTCGGTAGGTTTCGAACACATTGGAACCTACTCGAATATCGGTTATAAAATGGGGGCGTGGCATAGTGTAGCCTGGTTTCAATTAGCGCTGCAACCCTATCAGTCAAACCCAGTTCTGCCAGTTTCGATAACCCAGTTAGAATTAATGAAAAATGGCCTCTAG
- the rsmA gene encoding 16S rRNA (adenine(1518)-N(6)/adenine(1519)-N(6))-dimethyltransferase RsmA: protein MYVKPKKELGQHFLKDLSIAQRIAELLTGHGEYKKVLEIGPGMGVLTQFILQDTRFETYVIEIDRESVDYLKLNFPVLEGHILPADFLNIRPDLLPTKQPDSTESFAIIGNFPYNISTQILFKVLDMRDRVPEVVGMFQREVAQRVASGPGNKDYGILSVLLQAWYDIKYEFTVDPTVFNPPPKVFSGVLSLRRNATTDLGCDVRKFTQVVKHGFSQRRKTLRNALKPLNPPEAALASPFMDKRAEQLSVAQFVELTKLMTEEREERE, encoded by the coding sequence ATGTACGTCAAACCCAAAAAAGAACTCGGTCAGCACTTTCTGAAAGATCTTAGCATCGCCCAACGCATTGCTGAGCTTCTGACCGGCCATGGTGAATACAAGAAAGTCCTTGAAATTGGGCCGGGTATGGGCGTTCTGACGCAGTTTATACTGCAGGATACGCGCTTCGAAACCTACGTGATCGAGATTGACAGAGAATCGGTTGACTACTTAAAACTGAATTTTCCTGTGCTGGAAGGTCATATTTTACCCGCCGATTTTCTGAATATCCGCCCCGATTTACTCCCGACCAAGCAGCCGGATAGCACCGAGTCGTTTGCCATAATCGGCAACTTTCCCTACAATATTTCGACCCAGATTCTGTTCAAAGTGCTGGACATGCGCGATCGGGTGCCCGAAGTTGTGGGTATGTTTCAGCGCGAAGTAGCGCAACGGGTGGCCTCTGGGCCGGGCAATAAAGACTACGGTATTCTGAGCGTATTGCTGCAAGCCTGGTACGATATTAAGTATGAATTTACCGTCGACCCGACGGTGTTCAATCCGCCACCAAAAGTGTTTTCGGGTGTTTTATCCCTCCGGCGAAATGCCACAACAGACCTCGGTTGCGATGTACGCAAATTTACGCAGGTGGTAAAGCATGGATTCAGTCAGCGACGGAAAACGCTTCGTAACGCCCTGAAACCCCTAAATCCACCCGAAGCTGCCCTCGCCAGTCCGTTCATGGATAAACGCGCCGAGCAATTAAGCGTAGCGCAGTTTGTGGAATTAACAAAGCTTATGACGGAGGAAAGGGAGGAGCGAGAGTAA